Proteins from a genomic interval of Corynebacterium freiburgense:
- a CDS encoding TetR/AcrR family transcriptional regulator C-terminal domain-containing protein — MQLTKDSIINASIEILDDYGLADMTMRRVAKRLSVAPGALYWHIPNKQALIAAIAERIIEPAVFHHNDENPPDWKAAAATTCRSLRGAMQAHRDGAEVVIAALSTSDLRVRLEQLIVEALSDAPLTDMDRRDGALVLLYFVTGATLSEQTATQLAEATGTSVDAPADRARLFSCGVDLILAGLEAKGS; from the coding sequence GTGCAGTTGACAAAAGACTCGATCATTAACGCCTCCATCGAAATCCTTGATGACTACGGTCTAGCCGATATGACAATGCGGCGTGTTGCAAAACGTTTATCAGTAGCACCCGGCGCACTCTATTGGCACATACCGAACAAACAAGCGCTTATCGCAGCTATAGCCGAGCGTATTATCGAACCGGCCGTATTCCACCATAACGATGAAAATCCGCCTGATTGGAAGGCGGCAGCGGCCACTACATGCCGTTCACTTCGGGGCGCAATGCAAGCACATAGGGATGGCGCGGAAGTTGTGATTGCCGCACTGAGTACTTCAGATTTAAGAGTGCGCTTAGAGCAACTCATAGTAGAAGCGTTAAGCGACGCGCCACTAACCGATATGGATCGACGTGACGGAGCTTTAGTCCTACTCTACTTTGTGACGGGCGCCACTTTAAGTGAGCAGACTGCAACACAATTGGCCGAGGCTACGGGCACTTCTGTAGATGCACCAGCAGACCGGGCAAGACTTTTTAGTTGCGGCGTGGATCTCATATTAGCGGGACTTGAGGCCAAAGGCAGTTAA
- the glgX gene encoding glycogen debranching protein GlgX → MSPSSNDTVYQVWPGNAYPLGSTYDGAGTNFALFSDVADKVELCLIDEEDNETRINLDEVDAHIWHCYLPGVQPGQRYGYRVYGPYDPANGHRCDPNKLLVDPYAKAFDGEFDGHASLFSYDITDPHDRSKRNTEDSLHHTMKSVVINPFFDWASDRAPKIPYHETVIYEAHVKGMTMTHPDVPEKLRGTYAGLAHPSIISYLKDLGITAIELMPVHQFLQDDRLRELGLRNYWGYNTFGFFAPHQDYAASTKPGGAVSEFKGMVRAFHEAGIEVILDVVYNHTAEGNHLGPTIAFRGIDNAAYYRLVDGDKTHYMDYTGTGNSLNVRHPHSLQLIMDSLRYWVTEMHVDGFRFDLASTLARELHDVDRLSAFFDLVQQDPVVSQVKLIAEPWDIGEGGYQVGNFPPQWTEWNGKYRDTVRDFWRGEHSTLGEFASRLTGSSDLYGNNDRRPTASINFVTAHDGFTLNDLVSYNHKHNMANGEDNRDGESHNRSWNCGVEGVTTDPGILQLRAQQRRNFLTTLLLSQGTPMIAHGDEMGRTQAGNNNVYCQDSELSWIDWAQVKEYATLHGFTKRLLRIRANHPVFRRRRFFSGGPLGDEDLTQRDIAWLVPSGKLMTQGDWDFQFGKSLMVYINGNAITELDERGQRITDDSFIMCFNAYHECIEFTLPDARFGRRWKLIVDTTEETGYPLTEEIIAAGGTLEVPARSTMLLKQIEPPAEKEEIAKDSVKPKEKPKAVKDSKDEYNDPADRYK, encoded by the coding sequence ATGAGCCCTTCTTCTAATGACACCGTGTATCAAGTATGGCCAGGTAACGCATATCCCCTAGGCTCCACCTATGATGGTGCGGGCACAAACTTTGCATTGTTCTCGGACGTGGCAGATAAAGTTGAGCTCTGCCTTATCGATGAAGAAGATAATGAAACCCGCATTAACCTAGATGAAGTTGATGCACATATTTGGCACTGCTACCTACCAGGAGTACAGCCAGGGCAAAGATATGGCTATAGAGTTTATGGCCCATACGATCCAGCTAATGGGCACCGATGCGACCCAAATAAACTCTTAGTAGACCCTTACGCAAAAGCATTTGATGGCGAATTTGATGGCCATGCTTCCCTTTTTAGCTACGACATCACAGACCCACATGACCGTAGCAAGCGCAATACCGAAGATAGCTTGCACCACACAATGAAATCCGTGGTCATTAACCCATTTTTCGACTGGGCCTCCGATCGCGCACCAAAAATTCCATACCATGAAACGGTCATCTACGAAGCCCACGTCAAGGGAATGACTATGACGCACCCCGATGTGCCAGAAAAACTCCGTGGCACATATGCGGGGCTAGCGCACCCATCGATTATTTCGTATCTCAAAGATTTGGGCATCACTGCAATTGAGCTAATGCCCGTCCATCAGTTCCTTCAAGATGACAGACTTAGAGAACTCGGATTAAGAAATTATTGGGGATACAACACATTTGGGTTCTTCGCCCCCCACCAGGATTACGCTGCATCTACAAAACCCGGCGGTGCGGTTTCTGAATTTAAAGGTATGGTCAGGGCATTCCATGAAGCTGGCATCGAAGTGATTTTGGATGTTGTGTATAACCACACCGCTGAAGGCAATCACCTTGGCCCTACTATTGCATTCCGCGGAATTGATAATGCCGCCTACTACCGACTGGTAGACGGCGATAAAACCCATTACATGGATTACACAGGTACTGGCAATTCCCTCAATGTTCGCCACCCGCATTCCCTCCAGCTCATTATGGATTCGCTTCGGTACTGGGTAACGGAAATGCATGTCGATGGTTTCCGCTTTGACCTTGCATCCACATTGGCACGCGAATTGCATGACGTCGATCGCCTCTCGGCGTTTTTTGACCTTGTCCAACAAGATCCGGTTGTGAGCCAAGTTAAGCTTATTGCGGAACCGTGGGATATTGGTGAAGGCGGCTACCAGGTTGGTAATTTCCCACCCCAGTGGACTGAGTGGAATGGAAAATACCGCGATACTGTCCGCGATTTTTGGCGCGGTGAACATTCCACCCTCGGTGAATTTGCGTCCCGTCTCACTGGTTCGAGTGATCTTTATGGGAATAATGATCGGCGTCCAACGGCCTCAATTAACTTTGTGACCGCGCACGATGGTTTTACGCTTAATGATTTAGTGAGCTACAACCATAAGCATAATATGGCAAATGGTGAAGATAATCGTGATGGTGAAAGCCATAATCGCTCGTGGAATTGTGGTGTTGAGGGTGTCACCACCGATCCTGGAATTCTGCAATTACGTGCACAGCAGCGCCGTAATTTCTTAACCACACTTCTGCTTTCCCAAGGCACACCCATGATTGCTCATGGCGATGAAATGGGCCGTACCCAGGCTGGAAATAACAATGTGTATTGCCAGGATTCGGAATTAAGCTGGATCGACTGGGCGCAGGTCAAGGAATATGCAACCTTGCATGGTTTTACTAAGCGCTTATTGCGTATTCGCGCAAATCACCCAGTGTTCCGGCGTCGTCGTTTCTTTTCTGGCGGCCCGCTCGGTGATGAAGACCTCACGCAGCGGGATATTGCGTGGCTTGTTCCTTCCGGAAAGTTAATGACCCAAGGTGACTGGGATTTTCAATTCGGTAAATCACTTATGGTCTATATCAATGGAAATGCAATTACGGAATTGGACGAACGCGGCCAACGGATTACCGATGATTCGTTTATTATGTGCTTCAATGCCTACCACGAGTGCATTGAATTTACGCTTCCAGACGCCCGGTTTGGTCGCCGGTGGAAGCTCATTGTAGATACCACCGAAGAAACCGGTTACCCATTAACTGAGGAAATCATTGCCGCTGGCGGCACACTTGAGGTTCCCGCGCGTTCGACCATGCTGCTCAAACAGATTGAGCCCCCTGCAGAAAAGGAGGAAATCGCAAAGGACTCAGTCAAGCCAAAAGAAAAGCCGAAGGCCGTTAAAGATTCAAAAGATGAATATAACGATCCTGCTGACCGCTATAAGTAA
- a CDS encoding exonuclease domain-containing protein translates to MIPAHGATITVSPAQIYIRYAPLLAALHGPGTQIPLHNVTGVTVLATPTATECGHVLLDGANHTVTFSPNQQQQQQQFITAIHTAQKGETAPLIPGFDFVAIDVETANADWGSICQVGMVRVIDGNIQATESWLCQPPATLSEFDEFNIGIHNITPNDVANHPNISDKIPDITAFIGDLPAIAHNAQFDMTAIHRASQATNNTPPQLSFGCTLALARHNSINFASHSLPSVAQTLQIPQQNHHDAEDDALTCAQIAIALAQLANHTGDFQTFFQNQGFTLGELQSDRVYPVLRATRSTTINQTQPKQQTKKRPAAWAKAATPDTIPTPNEQADPTNPLYQQNITLTGEFEPYDKGMLWDRIADLGATIGKNVTKKTTILICGPWDTKTSKQKRAEELQAKGQNIEIWQADKLYALLGLDALPGLDEEPPF, encoded by the coding sequence GTGATTCCTGCTCACGGCGCAACTATTACTGTTTCCCCAGCTCAAATATATATTCGCTATGCGCCATTATTGGCCGCACTCCACGGGCCAGGGACACAAATCCCGTTGCACAATGTCACAGGAGTCACCGTTCTAGCAACCCCCACCGCCACCGAATGCGGCCACGTGCTTCTCGACGGCGCGAACCACACCGTCACCTTCTCGCCCAACCAGCAACAACAACAGCAGCAATTTATAACCGCGATTCACACTGCACAAAAAGGCGAAACCGCACCCCTTATCCCTGGATTCGACTTTGTAGCAATCGACGTTGAAACAGCAAACGCCGACTGGGGCTCCATCTGCCAAGTAGGAATGGTCCGCGTAATCGATGGCAATATCCAAGCCACCGAATCATGGCTCTGCCAACCTCCCGCCACACTATCCGAATTCGACGAATTTAATATTGGCATCCACAACATCACCCCAAATGACGTAGCAAACCACCCCAATATCAGCGACAAAATCCCAGACATTACCGCCTTTATTGGCGACCTACCCGCCATTGCCCACAACGCACAATTCGACATGACCGCTATCCACCGGGCAAGCCAGGCAACCAACAACACACCCCCACAATTAAGCTTCGGTTGCACGCTCGCACTTGCCCGCCACAACTCCATAAACTTCGCCAGCCATAGCCTCCCGAGTGTCGCTCAAACCCTCCAAATCCCCCAACAAAACCACCACGACGCAGAAGACGACGCCCTTACCTGTGCGCAAATCGCCATCGCACTCGCCCAACTCGCTAACCACACCGGAGACTTTCAAACCTTCTTCCAAAACCAAGGCTTTACCCTCGGAGAACTCCAATCCGACCGCGTATATCCAGTCCTCCGAGCCACCCGAAGCACCACAATCAACCAAACCCAACCGAAACAACAAACTAAAAAACGGCCCGCCGCATGGGCAAAAGCTGCCACCCCAGACACCATTCCAACCCCCAACGAACAAGCCGATCCAACCAACCCGCTCTACCAACAAAACATCACGCTCACCGGTGAATTTGAACCCTACGATAAAGGCATGCTCTGGGACCGAATCGCTGACCTTGGAGCCACTATTGGCAAAAACGTCACAAAGAAAACAACCATTCTTATCTGCGGCCCCTGGGATACCAAAACCTCAAAACAGAAACGAGCCGAAGAACTTCAAGCAAAAGGCCAAAACATAGAAATATGGCAGGCCGACAAACTCTACGCACTCCTCGGACTCGACGCACTCCCCGGACTCGACGAAGAACCCCCCTTCTGA
- a CDS encoding GTP pyrophosphokinase, which translates to MNTIDQRITKLDSRYREWVSEHPYAAVDFRDVIEDLLVDSGITYDQVTARVKDWRSLSTKAQKTTPEGALAYPDPWHDIHDIVGVRITTYHSTEIPTVVSVLQDSFHVIRSVDKAAETRISGGFGYGSHHVVVKVTDSQAELSSYQGFVFEVQIRTVLQHAWAEFEHDIRYKGSGPSLDPRIDRAFTLAAGLIELADQQFDQIAAIQDESPTQSEDVSLSAETLPGVLSVLIGHRFARSKSESYRWLEEILSANGISTVTQLKELLNEKDIALVEKAMKYRFKPGHVRIIDDLLLRRFGKLHIARTTKGRRGISRATRLKDRLVTMRLSEH; encoded by the coding sequence ATGAATACCATTGATCAGAGGATTACAAAGCTGGACTCCCGTTATCGCGAATGGGTAAGCGAACACCCATATGCGGCTGTGGATTTCCGTGATGTGATTGAAGATTTATTGGTCGATTCGGGTATTACCTATGACCAGGTAACCGCCCGAGTAAAGGATTGGCGCTCATTAAGTACAAAGGCCCAAAAGACCACGCCGGAGGGGGCGCTTGCATACCCAGATCCTTGGCACGATATTCATGACATTGTTGGTGTTCGAATCACTACCTACCATTCCACTGAAATCCCCACGGTTGTTTCGGTGCTTCAGGATTCATTTCATGTGATTCGGTCAGTAGATAAGGCGGCTGAGACTCGCATTTCGGGTGGTTTTGGTTACGGTTCGCACCATGTCGTTGTTAAGGTGACCGATTCACAGGCTGAGTTAAGTTCATATCAGGGTTTTGTCTTTGAGGTGCAGATTCGGACGGTGCTACAACACGCGTGGGCGGAGTTTGAGCATGATATTCGGTACAAGGGTTCGGGGCCTTCACTTGATCCGCGCATTGATCGGGCCTTTACGCTGGCCGCTGGCCTTATTGAATTAGCCGATCAACAGTTCGATCAAATTGCGGCAATTCAGGATGAGTCGCCTACACAATCGGAGGATGTATCGCTTTCCGCGGAAACACTACCAGGAGTGCTTTCGGTACTTATTGGGCATCGCTTCGCCCGTTCAAAATCCGAGTCCTATCGCTGGCTGGAAGAGATTTTGTCTGCAAATGGTATTTCTACAGTTACCCAACTAAAAGAACTGCTTAATGAGAAAGACATTGCTTTAGTGGAAAAAGCTATGAAATACAGATTTAAGCCCGGCCATGTGCGAATCATTGATGATCTATTGTTGCGTCGCTTCGGCAAACTACATATTGCGCGCACCACAAAAGGCCGCCGAGGAATATCGCGCGCAACCCGTCTTAAAGATAGGTTAGTAACTATGCGTTTAAGTGAGCATTAG
- a CDS encoding RNA-binding S4 domain-containing protein — protein MTGVRIDAWVWAVRLTKTRTQAADACKAGHVKLNGTSVKPSQTVVPGDRVRVWVDHRQYEVEVVETIRKRVGAAIARTCYIDHSPPPPPKELIASMPRRDRGAGRPTKRDRREIDRLQGRRN, from the coding sequence ATGACGGGGGTTCGTATCGACGCTTGGGTCTGGGCAGTCCGCCTAACAAAAACCCGTACCCAAGCCGCTGATGCCTGCAAAGCAGGGCACGTTAAACTCAATGGAACGTCGGTAAAGCCTTCCCAAACAGTCGTGCCGGGGGACCGAGTTCGGGTGTGGGTAGACCACCGCCAGTACGAGGTTGAAGTCGTAGAAACAATCCGAAAGCGTGTCGGTGCGGCCATTGCGCGAACCTGCTATATCGACCATTCGCCCCCGCCACCCCCGAAAGAACTAATAGCATCTATGCCCCGAAGAGACAGAGGAGCCGGCCGTCCCACAAAACGCGATCGCCGTGAGATCGACCGGCTCCAAGGTCGAAGAAATTAA
- a CDS encoding YigZ family protein: MYRMPAAELTFSHELEIKRSRFLTFIRRVQNEEQARAFIAEIKHQFPDARHHCSAFIYHVEGANAVERSSDDGEPSGTAGQPMLDVLRGCDMLDIAAVVVRYFGGVKLGTGGLVRAYSDAVAQCLPHVQSVVREFRELYTVELGHDIAGRIEAELRARRFDVVDTTYGTKVTLTIAVPPGTDEELSAAIATLTQGATQINKAGHQWVENPV, encoded by the coding sequence ATGTACCGCATGCCTGCCGCCGAGCTTACTTTTAGCCACGAACTGGAAATTAAACGCTCCCGATTCCTTACGTTTATTCGGCGTGTGCAAAATGAAGAACAGGCACGCGCATTTATTGCGGAAATAAAACACCAGTTTCCAGATGCGCGCCATCATTGCAGTGCCTTTATTTACCATGTTGAAGGCGCAAATGCGGTCGAACGATCCAGTGACGATGGGGAACCCTCGGGCACTGCTGGTCAGCCCATGCTCGATGTCCTTCGCGGCTGCGACATGCTCGATATCGCGGCTGTTGTCGTACGTTATTTCGGTGGTGTCAAACTCGGTACCGGTGGGTTGGTTCGCGCCTACTCCGACGCCGTTGCCCAGTGCCTACCGCACGTGCAAAGTGTTGTCCGGGAGTTCCGCGAGCTTTACACCGTGGAACTAGGGCACGATATTGCAGGCCGCATTGAAGCCGAACTCAGGGCACGGCGTTTCGACGTCGTGGACACCACTTACGGCACAAAAGTCACCCTTACCATTGCGGTGCCACCAGGCACTGACGAGGAACTTTCAGCGGCAATAGCCACCCTGACACAAGGTGCTACCCAGATAAACAAAGCCGGACACCAGTGGGTAGAAAATCCTGTCTAG